The proteins below are encoded in one region of Cellvibrio zantedeschiae:
- the polA gene encoding DNA polymerase I: MVSQTSPLVCTAPLVLVDGSSYLYRAYHALPPLTNSKGQPTGAVKGVINMMRRLIKDYPNSQIAVVFDAKGKTFRDDMFAEYKANRPPMPDDLRPQVQPIFDIVQAMGLPLLVVEGVEADDVIGTLARQATEQKCDVVISTGDKDMAQLVNEHVTLVNTMTETVLDIPGVNEKYGFGPELMIDYLALMGDKVDNIPGVPGVGEKTAQGLIQGMGGLDAIYADLEKVRTLSFRGAKNMPEKLIEHRDMAYLSYRLATIKTDVELELGPETIKISAPDNAKLRELFEDLEFKGWVKDLGDVDTQTTETLATFAQEESIPEPIIEVASSAFVPPLAPAEVKYDIITDKNLFAEWLVRLIAAPAFSFDTETTSLNIMDAKIVGISFAIEAGKAAYIPCGHDYMGAPEQLPVEWVLMELKTLLEDDNKIKIGQNLKYDRSVLLNYGVTLRGIAFDTMLESYVWNSIGSRHNMDALAEKYLDYKTVTFEELAGKGVKQLAFNQLPVEDAGHYAAEDADITLRLHQFFWPQLDQIASLKSVFNEIEIPLIPVLSHVERNGALVDANLLGKHSIELGERLTQLERKAYEIAGQEFNLSSPKQLGVILFEQQKLPVIKKTPTGTPSTAEEVLQELALDYPLPKVLMEYRGLAKLKSTYTDKLPLEINKRTGRIHTSYHQAVAATGRLSSQDPNLQNIPIKTEEGRRIRQAFIAPAGFKLVAADYSQIELRIMAHLSDDAGLLTAFDKGLDVHRATAAEVFGVGLDSVTSEMRRSAKAINFGLIYGMSAFGLAKQLRVGRNEAQQYIDRYFERYPGVQRYMNETRSLAHEQGFVETIFGRRLYLPDINAKNKNLQMAAERTAINAPMQGTAADIIKKAMISVDGWLLKSNLNAKLIMQVHDELVLEVAEDQLDEVRDGVIARMSAAAQLKVPLLVEAGIGDNWDEAH, encoded by the coding sequence ATGGTTTCTCAAACTTCCCCGCTTGTTTGCACTGCACCGCTTGTTCTGGTTGATGGTTCTTCCTATCTATACCGCGCTTATCACGCGTTACCCCCGCTGACTAATTCCAAAGGGCAGCCTACAGGTGCAGTTAAAGGCGTTATTAATATGATGCGCCGCCTTATTAAGGATTATCCCAACAGCCAGATTGCTGTGGTCTTTGATGCAAAAGGCAAAACCTTTCGCGACGACATGTTTGCGGAATACAAAGCTAATCGCCCACCTATGCCTGATGATTTGCGTCCGCAGGTGCAACCTATTTTCGATATTGTCCAGGCTATGGGTTTGCCATTACTGGTGGTGGAAGGTGTTGAGGCGGACGATGTAATTGGTACGCTCGCGCGTCAGGCAACAGAACAAAAATGTGACGTGGTAATTTCAACGGGCGATAAAGATATGGCGCAGTTGGTGAACGAGCACGTCACGCTTGTTAACACCATGACGGAAACTGTTTTGGATATTCCGGGTGTAAATGAAAAATACGGTTTTGGTCCGGAGTTGATGATTGATTACCTCGCACTCATGGGCGACAAGGTGGACAACATTCCCGGCGTCCCCGGTGTTGGTGAAAAAACGGCGCAAGGTTTAATTCAGGGAATGGGTGGTTTAGATGCGATTTACGCAGACCTTGAAAAAGTGCGAACGCTTTCATTTCGCGGCGCGAAAAATATGCCAGAGAAACTAATTGAACATCGCGACATGGCATATCTTTCTTACCGTCTCGCCACAATTAAAACAGATGTTGAATTAGAGCTTGGCCCGGAGACAATTAAAATATCTGCGCCGGATAACGCAAAATTGCGTGAGTTGTTTGAAGATTTGGAATTCAAAGGCTGGGTAAAAGATTTAGGCGATGTAGATACCCAAACAACAGAAACTCTCGCAACATTTGCTCAAGAAGAATCCATCCCTGAACCAATTATTGAAGTTGCTTCATCTGCATTTGTGCCTCCCTTGGCGCCTGCGGAAGTGAAGTACGACATCATCACCGACAAAAATTTATTTGCGGAATGGCTTGTCCGTTTAATTGCAGCGCCCGCGTTTTCATTCGATACGGAAACGACCAGTTTAAATATCATGGACGCAAAAATTGTCGGCATCAGTTTCGCAATTGAAGCTGGTAAAGCTGCGTACATTCCTTGTGGTCATGATTATATGGGCGCGCCGGAACAGCTCCCTGTTGAATGGGTGTTAATGGAATTAAAAACCCTGCTGGAAGACGATAATAAAATTAAAATCGGACAAAACCTGAAATACGATCGTAGTGTTTTGTTGAACTACGGTGTGACTTTGCGCGGAATTGCATTCGACACCATGTTGGAATCCTACGTGTGGAACTCCATTGGCAGTCGTCACAATATGGATGCGCTTGCGGAAAAGTATCTTGATTACAAAACTGTCACCTTTGAAGAATTAGCCGGCAAAGGTGTTAAGCAGTTAGCATTTAATCAATTGCCCGTTGAAGATGCTGGGCATTACGCTGCGGAAGATGCAGACATTACACTACGTTTACATCAATTTTTTTGGCCGCAGCTTGATCAAATTGCGTCATTGAAATCGGTCTTTAATGAAATTGAAATTCCATTGATTCCTGTGCTCTCTCATGTAGAACGCAACGGCGCTTTGGTGGATGCTAATTTGCTCGGCAAACACAGCATTGAGTTGGGTGAGCGTTTAACACAATTGGAACGCAAAGCTTATGAAATTGCGGGGCAGGAATTTAATTTGAGTTCGCCCAAGCAATTGGGGGTGATTTTATTTGAACAGCAAAAGTTGCCCGTTATCAAAAAAACACCTACAGGTACGCCTTCAACCGCAGAGGAAGTTTTACAAGAATTGGCGTTAGATTATCCGCTGCCAAAAGTGTTGATGGAATATCGCGGTCTTGCAAAATTAAAATCGACTTACACTGATAAATTACCGCTTGAAATAAACAAGCGCACGGGTCGTATCCACACGAGTTATCACCAGGCAGTTGCTGCGACAGGTCGGTTATCATCGCAAGATCCTAACTTGCAAAACATTCCAATTAAAACTGAGGAAGGCCGTCGCATTCGCCAGGCGTTTATTGCACCTGCGGGTTTTAAATTGGTCGCGGCAGATTATTCGCAAATTGAATTGCGCATTATGGCGCACTTGTCTGACGATGCCGGTTTGTTAACAGCGTTTGATAAAGGTTTGGATGTTCACCGTGCAACTGCAGCAGAAGTATTTGGTGTAGGTTTGGATTCGGTTACTTCAGAAATGCGTCGCAGTGCAAAAGCCATTAACTTTGGTTTGATCTACGGTATGTCGGCATTTGGTTTGGCGAAGCAATTGCGCGTTGGGCGCAATGAAGCTCAGCAATATATTGACCGTTACTTTGAGCGTTACCCAGGTGTGCAGCGCTACATGAATGAAACGCGCTCGCTTGCCCATGAACAAGGTTTTGTTGAAACTATTTTTGGTCGCCGTTTGTATTTGCCAGATATCAATGCGAAAAATAAAAACTTGCAAATGGCAGCGGAGCGCACAGCAATCAATGCGCCCATGCAAGGTACAGCGGCCGATATTATAAAGAAGGCCATGATCAGTGTTGATGGTTGGCTTCTTAAATCTAATCTCAATGCCAAATTAATTATGCAAGTGCACGATGAATTGGTTTTGGAGGTTGCGGAAGATCAGTTAGATGAGGTGCGCGACGGTGTTATCGCGCGCATGTCGGCGGCGGCGCAATTAAAAGTACCACTGCTGGTTGAAGCTGGTATTGGTGATAATTGGGACGAGGCGCATTAG
- a CDS encoding c-type cytochrome: protein MKYLVKNALFSLGLIAIAHGAYASAGAKVTGDAKAGQAKAAVCGACHGADGNSAAPNFPKLAGQGERYLIKQIHDIKAWDLETNPAKKASAGRAVLEMTGIVSGLSDQDIADIAAYFASQNTQLSGAKKAEVQVNSGLKVDALELGAKVYRSGNLANGVPACTGCHAPDGKGNAAAGFPRLSGQHPDYIEKQLTNFRAGNRVNDGDTSPMRTIADKLSDAEIKAVANFIAGLN from the coding sequence ATGAAATATCTTGTAAAAAATGCACTTTTTTCGCTGGGTTTAATCGCAATTGCTCATGGTGCTTATGCATCAGCTGGTGCAAAAGTGACTGGTGACGCTAAAGCGGGCCAGGCTAAAGCAGCAGTGTGCGGAGCTTGTCACGGAGCTGATGGTAACAGTGCAGCCCCAAATTTCCCCAAGCTGGCCGGTCAAGGCGAGCGCTATTTGATTAAACAAATCCACGATATTAAAGCGTGGGATCTTGAAACCAATCCTGCCAAGAAAGCTTCTGCGGGTCGTGCTGTGTTAGAGATGACCGGTATTGTGAGTGGCTTAAGTGATCAGGATATTGCCGATATCGCGGCTTATTTCGCCAGCCAAAATACGCAATTGTCGGGTGCTAAAAAGGCTGAAGTTCAAGTGAACTCTGGCTTGAAAGTGGATGCATTGGAATTGGGCGCAAAAGTGTACCGCAGCGGTAATTTGGCAAATGGTGTTCCAGCCTGTACCGGTTGCCACGCACCAGACGGTAAGGGTAATGCTGCGGCGGGCTTCCCGCGCTTGAGCGGCCAACACCCTGACTATATTGAAAAGCAATTAACTAACTTCCGTGCGGGCAATCGGGTGAACGATGGTGATACGTCTCCAATGCGCACAATCGCTGATAAATTGAGCGATGCGGAAATCAAAGCTGTAGCTAACTTCATTGCAGGCTTGAATTAA
- a CDS encoding GGDEF domain-containing protein — protein MVDRSDDKNGNWREKYLDALDQQEQIEKSLAVQQELLRRALVRVSVVADGQDDALDGILSQLRERMRGSITGDISSLIARLDEVALNFEQHREQNALDVRTSLMETVKPLQALDLTRGVKKEISQYLAQLPERSKKVRLYPALLQQLASIQQQALKEIEQPKTGFLQKILGTQSAAKSEEKAASDSEKNNSIESTETAPDSEISAVFAAPVAAANYAEIKGELTSTSPAGYASYDTNSAPRQIPIAGELPQKFVEQITQVINQFLVGLEKEAPMVKKVQVIRERLSAATTADAFIKTLEELRDLMMQSYLSANQAFATYLKNVNQELADIYSLVGGAVESESSRRSASENLQSSVRKEMETLESNAESATDLAQLKNLVQSQIGNIRQALDHFQHSEQAQGQLTNQLEALATKIKVMEEEAEKSRSVLEKQRYKALHDPLTELPNREYYNERANYEYHRWQRYSRPLTLAVFDIDHFKKINDSHGHQAGDRVLKVIGRSVAKRLREVDFFCRFGGEEFVAIMPETNLAEAMPVLDTIRAAIANAAFNYKEQPISITLSIGATEFKAGDDLEIAFARADEALYAAKSSGRNCIKSS, from the coding sequence ATGGTTGACCGATCTGACGATAAAAATGGGAACTGGCGTGAAAAGTATTTGGACGCCCTTGATCAGCAAGAACAAATCGAAAAGTCCCTGGCGGTACAACAAGAGCTTTTGCGGCGTGCATTAGTGCGTGTAAGTGTTGTGGCCGACGGGCAGGATGACGCGCTTGACGGCATTCTCAGTCAGTTGCGCGAACGCATGCGTGGTTCGATTACTGGCGATATTAGCAGCTTGATTGCCCGCCTTGACGAAGTTGCTTTGAACTTTGAACAACACCGCGAACAAAATGCACTTGATGTTCGCACGTCCTTGATGGAAACCGTTAAGCCTTTACAAGCTTTGGATTTAACGCGTGGTGTAAAAAAAGAAATTAGCCAGTACCTTGCGCAATTGCCGGAGCGAAGTAAAAAGGTTCGTTTATATCCTGCACTTTTGCAACAGCTCGCCAGCATTCAGCAGCAAGCCCTAAAAGAAATTGAGCAACCGAAAACGGGTTTTCTGCAAAAAATTTTGGGCACGCAAAGCGCCGCCAAATCAGAAGAAAAAGCTGCATCTGATTCGGAAAAAAATAATTCTATTGAATCCACCGAGACAGCGCCAGATAGCGAAATTTCAGCTGTCTTTGCTGCGCCTGTTGCCGCAGCCAATTACGCGGAAATTAAGGGCGAATTAACCTCCACGTCACCAGCTGGGTACGCTTCCTACGATACGAATAGCGCGCCGCGCCAAATACCCATAGCGGGTGAACTACCGCAAAAATTTGTTGAACAAATTACGCAAGTTATTAATCAGTTTTTAGTGGGCCTTGAAAAAGAGGCGCCCATGGTTAAGAAAGTGCAAGTAATTCGTGAGCGTCTTTCTGCAGCAACAACTGCAGACGCGTTTATAAAAACCCTGGAAGAATTGCGCGATTTAATGATGCAATCTTACTTATCGGCGAACCAGGCATTTGCGACCTATTTAAAAAATGTAAATCAGGAATTAGCCGATATTTACAGTTTAGTTGGCGGCGCAGTTGAGTCAGAATCCAGCCGCCGCAGTGCCAGCGAAAACCTGCAAAGTTCCGTGCGTAAAGAAATGGAGACGCTAGAATCCAACGCAGAATCTGCAACCGATTTGGCGCAACTAAAAAATTTGGTGCAATCGCAAATCGGTAATATTCGCCAAGCGCTCGATCATTTCCAACATTCAGAACAAGCACAAGGCCAGCTGACTAATCAACTAGAAGCGCTTGCGACAAAAATAAAAGTGATGGAAGAGGAAGCCGAAAAAAGCCGCAGCGTTTTGGAAAAGCAGCGCTATAAAGCATTGCATGATCCGCTCACTGAATTGCCCAACCGCGAATACTATAACGAGCGTGCGAATTACGAATACCATCGCTGGCAGCGTTACAGTCGCCCCTTAACTTTAGCGGTATTCGATATAGATCATTTCAAAAAAATTAATGACAGCCACGGTCATCAAGCGGGCGACCGGGTGTTAAAAGTCATTGGCCGATCAGTTGCCAAACGTTTACGTGAAGTGGATTTTTTCTGCCGTTTTGGGGGTGAAGAGTTTGTCGCTATTATGCCTGAAACCAATCTCGCCGAAGCAATGCCAGTGCTAGATACCATTCGCGCGGCCATCGCCAACGCGGCCTTCAATTATAAAGAGCAACCGATTTCAATTACTTTGTCGATTGGTGCGACTGAATTTAAAGCGGGAGATGATCTGGAGATTGCATTTGCCCGTGCAGATGAAGCGCTCTATGCGGCCAAATCCAGCGGACGTAATTGCATTAAATCGTCATAA
- a CDS encoding thiol:disulfide interchange protein DsbA/DsbL, with product MRMFAALVGLVLSASVAGVSAAGYTEGKDYSVLPEQVKPADASKIEVAEVFSFLCPHCYHFEPLLQAWSKKQPADVVLVQTHASFNHNWPAYQRGFYTISALGVKDKVQEAVFSATYVAKKEMLNAEAWADFLSLYGVDKQKTISTYNSFGVNSQMKQADNRVRDFKINQTPTLIVDGRFKVLVANHEEMLKVTQFLVDKVRAERAAKR from the coding sequence ATGCGTATGTTTGCCGCCCTGGTTGGGCTTGTATTGAGTGCATCGGTTGCAGGTGTAAGCGCGGCCGGTTATACCGAAGGTAAAGATTACTCTGTGCTGCCAGAGCAAGTGAAGCCAGCTGATGCGAGTAAAATCGAGGTTGCAGAAGTTTTTTCTTTCCTATGCCCTCATTGCTACCACTTTGAACCCTTGTTGCAGGCTTGGTCCAAAAAACAGCCTGCCGATGTGGTTTTAGTTCAAACGCATGCATCCTTTAACCACAATTGGCCCGCTTACCAGCGCGGTTTCTACACCATATCTGCCTTGGGTGTAAAAGATAAGGTTCAGGAAGCTGTGTTCAGCGCAACCTATGTTGCCAAGAAAGAAATGCTGAACGCAGAAGCCTGGGCGGATTTTCTCTCGCTCTACGGTGTGGATAAGCAAAAAACAATCAGCACTTACAACTCATTTGGTGTAAACAGCCAAATGAAACAGGCGGACAACCGTGTGCGCGATTTCAAAATTAATCAAACGCCTACCTTAATCGTGGATGGCCGTTTCAAAGTGCTGGTTGCTAACCATGAGGAAATGCTGAAAGTCACGCAGTTCCTGGTCGACAAAGTGCGTGCTGAGCGCGCTGCCAAGCGTTAA
- a CDS encoding thiol:disulfide interchange protein DsbA/DsbL, which translates to MRIFAALMGVVFSATAAAAESTGSSLIFPYLEGKDYVVLDTPVPTSSPNKIEVVEVFSYLCSHCYHFDPILSAWMKQQKPDVALVQVHASWSPAMEPYQRGFYVAQALKVKDKAHAAIFSAIHKDQKELKDAQAWADFLSVYGANKQAVITAYNSDAITKQLAQANQLFRSYQISGTPELVVEGKYRISTRFVGTQEDMLKVVQYLVNKARAERGAK; encoded by the coding sequence ATGCGTATTTTTGCAGCCCTGATGGGTGTGGTTTTTTCTGCGACGGCTGCTGCTGCCGAATCTACAGGTTCCTCTCTGATATTTCCCTATCTGGAAGGTAAGGATTATGTGGTGCTGGATACGCCGGTGCCGACCTCATCCCCCAATAAAATCGAAGTTGTCGAAGTTTTCTCTTATCTATGCTCTCACTGCTATCACTTTGACCCTATTCTCAGCGCCTGGATGAAGCAACAGAAACCTGACGTTGCTTTGGTGCAGGTGCACGCTTCATGGAGTCCAGCCATGGAACCCTACCAGCGTGGCTTTTATGTTGCGCAAGCACTGAAAGTGAAAGATAAGGCTCACGCGGCTATTTTTAGTGCGATCCATAAGGATCAAAAAGAGTTAAAGGACGCCCAAGCCTGGGCTGATTTCTTGTCGGTATACGGTGCTAATAAGCAGGCTGTAATTACCGCTTACAATTCCGACGCAATCACCAAGCAGCTCGCACAGGCTAACCAGCTTTTCAGAAGTTACCAAATTTCTGGTACTCCTGAATTGGTTGTGGAAGGTAAATACCGTATTAGTACGCGTTTTGTCGGCACTCAGGAAGATATGCTTAAAGTTGTCCAGTATCTGGTCAACAAAGCCCGTGCTGAACGCGGAGCCAAATAG
- a CDS encoding helix-turn-helix transcriptional regulator: MNHIYFALYVIALLGGALLLPVLYFRYKTAKAFNESFAIYVVLSLLVFLGTCTLYIAVNVSPYHFLFNVFVSAAFCNIAALVYLLPRQQYQLFNVPENRRRDYIWRALSGAVFVVALFMWLLPQAIAFIVVVLSLLALISTLIYCQRLQNRFYAQVFTSNKPKVVALVLPVLGIGLGLLEGFVFGDGVAKRGVILSLPIVYILHCASVWWLRDELFPSTTQVQALQLDQLTAKEREIVQAVLKGLSNKQIAADFGLSPSTVKNHLYAIFKKLGVTNRYALLNGLATKGQS, from the coding sequence ATGAATCATATTTATTTCGCGCTCTATGTAATTGCATTGCTTGGTGGCGCTTTGTTGTTGCCAGTTTTATATTTTCGCTACAAAACGGCCAAAGCCTTTAACGAAAGTTTTGCAATTTATGTGGTCCTGAGTCTTCTGGTATTTTTGGGTACCTGCACGCTCTACATCGCCGTGAATGTGTCGCCCTATCATTTTTTGTTTAATGTTTTTGTATCTGCTGCGTTCTGCAATATTGCCGCACTTGTTTATTTGCTGCCGCGCCAGCAATACCAATTATTTAATGTCCCTGAAAATCGCCGCCGGGATTATATCTGGCGGGCTTTGTCTGGAGCGGTATTTGTTGTAGCTCTCTTTATGTGGTTGTTACCGCAAGCAATCGCGTTCATAGTTGTTGTGCTATCACTTCTCGCTTTGATTTCTACCCTTATTTATTGCCAGCGTTTGCAAAACCGGTTTTATGCACAGGTTTTTACATCCAACAAACCCAAAGTCGTTGCTCTGGTTCTACCTGTTTTAGGGATTGGTTTAGGGCTGCTCGAGGGGTTTGTGTTCGGTGATGGAGTGGCCAAACGCGGTGTTATCTTAAGTTTACCGATTGTTTATATTTTGCATTGCGCGAGTGTCTGGTGGCTGCGCGATGAATTGTTTCCCTCAACAACTCAAGTGCAGGCTCTCCAGTTGGATCAGCTAACTGCCAAGGAGCGCGAAATCGTTCAGGCCGTACTAAAAGGTTTGAGCAATAAACAAATTGCGGCCGATTTTGGTCTTTCGCCGAGCACGGTTAAAAATCATTTGTACGCGATCTTCAAAAAACTGGGTGTCACCAATCGCTATGCTCTCCTCAACGGATTAGCTACGAAAGGGCAGTCCTGA
- the yihA gene encoding ribosome biogenesis GTP-binding protein YihA/YsxC, translating to MTIAINFHKAKYTLSAPSIRECPPEEGIEVAFAGRSNAGKSSAINTLTNNHKLARVSKTPGRTQLINFFELSATQRLVDLPGYGYAKVSREQKEQWQRYLSEYLRERQCLKGLVLLMDIRHPLQEFDTTMLNWATESNMAVHILLTKADKLSRGQAGSALMAVKKEIKNAGLADLVSVQTFSSLKNTGVDDLKAKLQGWLAPESDEQSETEELPEPQ from the coding sequence ATGACCATTGCGATTAACTTCCACAAGGCCAAATACACATTAAGCGCCCCCAGTATTCGCGAGTGCCCCCCGGAAGAGGGGATTGAAGTTGCTTTTGCCGGCCGCTCCAACGCTGGTAAGTCCAGCGCCATTAATACGCTTACCAATAACCACAAACTGGCTCGCGTGAGTAAAACGCCGGGGCGCACCCAGCTCATTAACTTCTTTGAACTCAGCGCCACCCAGCGCCTGGTGGATCTCCCTGGTTATGGTTACGCCAAGGTGTCGCGTGAGCAAAAAGAACAATGGCAGCGCTATTTATCCGAGTATTTGCGCGAGCGCCAATGCCTGAAGGGTTTGGTTCTATTGATGGACATTCGCCACCCCCTGCAGGAATTTGATACCACCATGCTAAATTGGGCCACCGAATCCAATATGGCAGTGCACATACTACTCACCAAGGCCGATAAATTAAGCCGTGGACAAGCCGGCAGCGCTTTGATGGCGGTCAAAAAAGAGATAAAAAATGCCGGATTGGCGGATTTAGTTAGCGTGCAAACTTTCTCATCTTTAAAAAACACCGGTGTCGATGACTTGAAAGCAAAACTCCAGGGTTGGCTTGCACCAGAATCAGACGAGCAGAGTGAAACAGAGGAATTACCGGAGCCCCAATAA